One genomic region from Cyanobium usitatum str. Tous encodes:
- the rpe gene encoding ribulose-phosphate 3-epimerase — MSAKSLVISPSILSADFSRLGDDVRAVDQAGADWIHVDVMDGRFVPNITIGPLIVQALRPVTSKTLDVHLMIVEPERYVADFAQAGADIISVQVEACPHLHRNLAQIKDLGKLAGAVLNPSTPLDTLDYCLELCDLVLIMSVNPGFGGQSFIDNQVQKIRDLRRMCDERGLDPWIEVDGGIKAENAWKVIEAGANAIVSGSGVFNQPDYAAAITGIRNSKRPGAVAA, encoded by the coding sequence ATGAGCGCCAAATCCCTGGTGATCTCCCCGTCAATTCTGTCAGCCGATTTCTCCCGTCTCGGCGACGACGTACGTGCTGTCGATCAAGCTGGTGCTGACTGGATCCACGTCGACGTGATGGATGGGCGGTTCGTGCCGAACATCACCATTGGACCCTTAATCGTGCAGGCGTTGCGGCCCGTAACCAGCAAGACCCTCGACGTTCACCTAATGATTGTTGAACCCGAGCGATACGTAGCTGATTTTGCCCAAGCTGGCGCTGACATCATTTCTGTGCAGGTTGAGGCGTGCCCCCACCTGCATCGCAACCTTGCCCAGATCAAGGATCTTGGCAAGCTCGCTGGTGCCGTCCTCAATCCCAGCACCCCTCTAGACACGCTGGACTATTGCCTGGAGCTCTGCGATCTGGTGCTGATCATGAGTGTCAACCCGGGCTTCGGTGGCCAGAGCTTCATCGACAACCAGGTGCAAAAGATTCGCGACCTGCGCCGCATGTGCGATGAGCGAGGCCTGGATCCCTGGATTGAGGTGGATGGTGGCATCAAGGCTGAAAACGCCTGGAAGGTAATTGAAGCGGGTGCCAATGCCATCGTTAGTGGTTCTGGTGTGTTCAACCAGCCCGATTACGCCGCAGCAATCACGGGGATTCGCAACAGCAAGCGCCCTGGGGCTGTTGCCGCCTGA
- the pgl gene encoding 6-phosphogluconolactonase, with product MTPITPGSTTRYRLVVAESAAELARQTAQALASELGQVLAQRDRAQVALAGGETPKATYRLLGQQHLPWDRVDVLLGDERWVPSDDPSSNARMFRETLMAELPGSKACLHAVPTQLASPEQGAAAYAELLQQLCGDFPPVLDVVLLGLGDDGHTASLFPGTAAPAVRDRSVTLGEGKGLPRVSLTAPTLSSARRVVFLVSGPGKVQALQRLLDPEESPLRTPAKLVQPASEVLIFADQAAAAGVGQ from the coding sequence ATGACCCCAATCACTCCAGGCTCCACCACTCGCTACCGCCTGGTGGTGGCTGAGTCGGCAGCTGAGCTCGCCCGTCAGACGGCCCAAGCCCTGGCCTCAGAGCTTGGTCAGGTGTTGGCCCAGCGCGACCGCGCCCAGGTAGCACTGGCCGGCGGAGAGACACCTAAGGCGACCTATCGACTCCTTGGTCAGCAACACCTGCCCTGGGATCGGGTCGATGTACTGCTCGGCGATGAGCGCTGGGTGCCAAGCGACGACCCCTCCAGTAACGCGCGCATGTTTAGGGAAACCTTGATGGCGGAGCTCCCCGGTAGTAAGGCCTGCTTGCATGCGGTTCCCACCCAGCTGGCCAGCCCGGAACAAGGAGCGGCAGCCTACGCAGAGCTGCTGCAACAGCTGTGCGGCGACTTCCCGCCGGTGCTGGATGTGGTGCTGCTGGGCCTCGGCGACGATGGTCACACCGCCTCGTTGTTTCCCGGCACCGCTGCACCGGCGGTGCGGGACCGCTCCGTAACCCTGGGGGAGGGCAAGGGTCTGCCCCGGGTCAGCCTTACGGCCCCCACCCTTTCATCGGCGCGACGGGTGGTCTTCCTGGTGAGTGGCCCCGGCAAGGTGCAGGCGCTGCAACGCTTACTCGACCCCGAGGAATCGCCCCTGCGCACCCCAGCCAAGCTTGTTCAGCCTGCCAGTGAGGTGCTGATATTTGCTGACCAAGCAGCAGCAGCTGGGGTTGGCCAGTGA
- the ilvD gene encoding dihydroxy-acid dehydratase, with product MLRSAAITQGIQRSPNRAMLRAVGFGDGDFNKPIIGVANGYSTITPCNLGLNELAQRAETALQTAGAMPQMFGTITVSDGISMGTEGMKYSLVSREVIADSIETACNAQSMDGLLAIGGCDKNMPGAMLAMARMNIPSIFVYGGTIKPGKLGACDLTVVSAFEAVGQYSGGRIDEQELTAIEKNACPGAGSCGGMFTANTMSAAFEVMGLSLPYSSTMAAEDPEKAESAARSAEVLVDALKANILPSDLLTREAFENAISVIMAVGGSTNSVLHLLAVARTAGVPLSIDDFETIRQRVPVICDLKPSGRYVTVDLHQAGGIPQVMKLLLDADLLHGDCRTIEGKTLAELLASVPSQPPSGQDVIRPLSNPLYPKGHLAILKGNLAEEGAVAKISGVKNPVITGPARVFESEESCLAAILDKQINPGDVVVVRNEGPVGGPGMREMLSPTAAIVGQGMLDSVALITDGRFSGGSFGLVVGHVAPEAAVGGTIGLVEEGDSITVDAIELLIQLNVPDAEIARRRSAWVKPEPRYRTGVLGKYARLVGSSSRGAVTDEI from the coding sequence ATGCTCCGCTCCGCCGCGATCACGCAAGGCATTCAGCGCTCTCCCAACCGCGCCATGTTGCGGGCAGTTGGCTTTGGCGATGGCGATTTCAATAAGCCGATCATTGGCGTTGCCAATGGCTACAGCACAATTACACCTTGCAACCTGGGCTTAAACGAGCTGGCCCAGCGCGCCGAGACGGCCCTTCAAACAGCCGGCGCCATGCCCCAGATGTTTGGCACTATCACGGTGAGCGATGGCATATCAATGGGCACGGAGGGAATGAAGTATTCCCTGGTGAGCCGCGAGGTGATTGCCGATTCGATTGAAACTGCCTGCAATGCTCAAAGCATGGATGGCTTGCTGGCCATTGGCGGTTGTGACAAAAATATGCCTGGAGCCATGTTGGCCATGGCACGCATGAATATTCCCTCCATTTTTGTTTATGGTGGCACGATTAAGCCTGGCAAACTTGGCGCCTGTGATCTCACAGTAGTAAGCGCTTTTGAGGCGGTTGGTCAATACAGCGGCGGTCGTATTGATGAGCAGGAACTCACTGCAATTGAAAAGAATGCTTGCCCTGGTGCCGGTAGTTGCGGCGGCATGTTCACCGCTAACACCATGAGTGCCGCCTTTGAGGTGATGGGCTTAAGCCTGCCCTACAGCTCCACCATGGCTGCTGAGGACCCTGAGAAAGCAGAGAGTGCTGCCCGCAGCGCAGAGGTTTTGGTTGATGCACTGAAGGCAAACATCTTGCCTAGTGACCTACTCACCCGAGAGGCTTTCGAAAATGCCATCAGCGTGATCATGGCGGTGGGTGGCTCTACCAATTCCGTGTTGCATCTACTGGCCGTAGCCCGCACCGCTGGAGTACCCCTAAGCATCGATGACTTTGAGACGATCCGCCAGCGGGTGCCGGTGATCTGCGATCTAAAACCAAGCGGTCGCTACGTGACCGTCGACCTTCATCAGGCTGGGGGCATTCCCCAGGTAATGAAGTTGCTGCTCGATGCGGACTTACTGCATGGCGACTGCCGCACCATCGAGGGAAAAACCCTGGCTGAATTGTTGGCGTCCGTTCCTTCTCAGCCACCCTCTGGACAGGATGTGATCCGTCCGCTTAGCAACCCCCTATATCCAAAAGGGCACCTGGCGATTCTCAAGGGCAACTTGGCTGAAGAGGGTGCGGTGGCCAAGATCAGTGGGGTTAAAAACCCCGTCATCACCGGCCCAGCAAGGGTTTTTGAAAGTGAGGAATCCTGCCTGGCCGCAATCCTTGATAAGCAGATCAACCCCGGTGATGTGGTGGTAGTGCGCAATGAGGGGCCGGTTGGTGGCCCTGGCATGAGGGAGATGCTCAGTCCCACGGCGGCAATCGTGGGGCAGGGCATGCTCGATTCGGTGGCCCTGATCACCGATGGCCGCTTTTCAGGAGGCTCCTTTGGTCTGGTGGTTGGTCACGTTGCACCAGAGGCTGCCGTTGGCGGCACCATCGGTCTGGTTGAGGAAGGGGACAGCATCACGGTCGATGCCATCGAACTGCTGATTCAGCTCAATGTGCCAGATGCGGAAATCGCTCGGCGACGATCTGCCTGGGTCAAGCCTGAGCCCCGCTATCGCACCGGGGTACTTGGCAAATACGCCCGCCTGGTTGGCAGCAGCAGCCGGGGCGCGGTGACCGATGAGATCTGA
- a CDS encoding glutamyl-tRNA reductase encodes MHIAVVGLSHRTAPVEIRERLSIPEQTMEASLQQLRADDQVLEASILSTCNRLEIYTLLRHPEQGISAVGAFLSQLSGLAVEELTPHLFTFHHEEAISHLLRVSAGLDSLVLGEGQILSQVKKMVRLGQEHHSVGPILNRLLTQAVSTGKRVRTETNLGTGAVSISSAAVELAQLKVGQARGLDELVTLDQEQVAVVGAGRMARLLLQHLQAKGCKGLVLLNRTVSKAELLAADFPALPVQCRPLDDLDHCLSTCSLVFTSTAADTPIITAERLGGLNRRSSLMLVDIGVPRNISADTAGLPGVQSYDVDDLQEVVNRNQEARREMAAEAEGLLQEESRAFLEWWDGLEAVPVVNRLRRQLEDIREQELQKALSRMGPDLSARERKVVEALSKGIINKILHTPVTNLRAPQPRQQRHSAMRVLEDLFELQERPPEP; translated from the coding sequence ATGCACATTGCCGTCGTCGGCCTCAGTCATCGCACGGCTCCAGTGGAGATCCGGGAGCGCCTCAGCATCCCGGAACAAACCATGGAGGCTTCGCTGCAGCAGCTGCGGGCCGACGACCAAGTGCTGGAGGCATCCATCCTCAGCACCTGCAATCGGCTGGAGATATATACACTGCTTCGCCATCCGGAGCAGGGTATTTCCGCTGTCGGAGCTTTCTTAAGCCAGCTCTCCGGTTTGGCGGTCGAGGAGCTCACACCTCATTTATTTACCTTTCACCACGAGGAGGCGATCAGCCACCTGCTGAGGGTTTCAGCTGGCCTCGATTCCCTAGTGCTTGGGGAGGGGCAAATCCTCTCTCAAGTAAAAAAAATGGTGAGGCTTGGCCAGGAGCACCACTCCGTTGGGCCAATCCTCAATCGGCTGCTTACCCAGGCGGTTAGCACCGGCAAGCGCGTACGTACAGAAACGAACCTCGGTACCGGCGCTGTCTCGATTAGCTCAGCTGCCGTAGAGCTGGCCCAACTCAAGGTGGGCCAAGCTCGTGGGCTCGATGAGCTGGTGACCCTTGATCAGGAGCAGGTGGCCGTGGTGGGAGCAGGGCGCATGGCCCGTCTGCTTCTTCAGCACCTTCAGGCCAAGGGCTGTAAGGGGCTTGTGCTGCTCAACCGCACAGTTAGCAAGGCGGAACTACTGGCCGCCGACTTCCCAGCCCTGCCCGTTCAGTGCCGTCCCCTGGACGATCTGGACCATTGCCTCAGCACCTGCTCGCTGGTATTCACCAGCACCGCCGCTGACACACCGATCATCACAGCGGAGCGCCTCGGCGGCCTGAATCGCCGCTCCAGCCTGATGCTGGTAGACATCGGCGTGCCCCGCAACATTTCGGCCGATACGGCTGGCCTGCCCGGCGTCCAGTCCTACGACGTTGATGATCTGCAGGAGGTGGTAAATCGCAACCAGGAGGCTCGGCGCGAAATGGCGGCTGAGGCCGAAGGGCTGCTTCAGGAGGAGTCTCGTGCCTTCCTGGAATGGTGGGACGGGCTTGAAGCAGTGCCGGTTGTAAACCGGCTAAGGCGCCAGCTGGAAGACATCCGGGAGCAGGAGCTCCAGAAGGCCTTAAGCCGCATGGGTCCAGACCTTTCAGCCCGTGAGCGCAAGGTCGTTGAAGCCCTAAGCAAGGGCATCATCAACAAGATCCTGCACACCCCTGTTACCAACCTGCGGGCCCCCCAACCGCGCCAGCAGCGACACAGCGCCATGAGAGTCCTGGAGGATCTGTTTGAGCTGCAGGAGCGTCCGCCAGAGCCTTGA
- a CDS encoding glucose-1-phosphate adenylyltransferase: MKRVLAIILGGGAGTRLYPLTKMRAKPAVPLAGKYRLIDIPISNCINSEINKIYVLTQFNSASLNRHLTMSYNLSAGFGQGFVEVLAAQQTPESPSWFEGTADAVRKYQWLFHEWDVDYYLILSGDQLYRMDYSRFVQHHIDTGAQLTVGALPVDPAQAEGFGLMRTSADGRIQEFREKPKGAELETMRVDTQALGLSAEEAAKRPYLASMGIYVFSRDTLFDLLSSNPSSTDFGKEIIPASLARGDRLQSFLFDDYWEDIGTIGAFYEANLALTDQPNPAFSFYDEKFPIYTRPRYLPPSKLQDAQVTASIIGEGSLLKACSIHHCVLGVRSRVEDEVVLQDTLVMGADYFESSEERLVLRERGGIPLGVGRGTTVKRAILDKNVRIGNNVTIVNKDHVEEADRPELNFYIRNGIVVVVKNGTIADGTVI, translated from the coding sequence ATGAAGCGTGTACTGGCGATAATTCTGGGAGGTGGTGCTGGTACCCGCCTTTACCCTTTGACAAAAATGCGGGCCAAGCCAGCAGTGCCACTGGCAGGTAAATATCGGCTAATTGATATTCCAATCAGCAATTGCATTAATTCGGAAATTAACAAAATATATGTACTTACCCAGTTCAATAGTGCGTCGCTGAATCGTCACCTGACGATGAGCTACAACCTTTCGGCTGGATTTGGCCAAGGCTTTGTGGAGGTACTGGCAGCCCAGCAGACCCCAGAAAGCCCAAGCTGGTTTGAGGGCACGGCAGATGCAGTCCGGAAATACCAGTGGCTTTTCCACGAATGGGACGTTGACTACTACCTGATTCTTTCCGGTGACCAGCTCTACCGGATGGACTACAGCCGTTTTGTTCAGCACCACATCGACACCGGCGCCCAGCTCACCGTGGGTGCCTTGCCCGTGGACCCCGCTCAAGCAGAAGGCTTTGGCCTGATGCGCACGAGCGCTGATGGGCGCATCCAGGAGTTTCGCGAGAAGCCCAAGGGTGCGGAGCTGGAGACGATGCGAGTCGACACCCAGGCCCTTGGCCTATCAGCGGAGGAGGCAGCAAAGCGCCCCTACCTCGCCTCGATGGGCATCTATGTATTCAGCCGCGATACCCTCTTTGACCTGCTGAGCAGCAACCCCTCCTCAACAGACTTTGGCAAGGAGATCATCCCCGCCTCCCTAGCCCGCGGAGACCGGCTCCAAAGCTTCCTCTTTGACGACTACTGGGAGGACATTGGTACTATCGGCGCCTTCTATGAAGCCAACCTGGCGCTTACCGATCAACCCAACCCGGCCTTCTCCTTCTACGACGAGAAGTTCCCCATTTACACCAGGCCCCGCTATCTGCCCCCCAGCAAATTGCAGGACGCCCAGGTAACCGCTTCGATCATCGGTGAGGGGTCCTTGCTCAAGGCCTGCAGCATTCACCACTGCGTACTGGGTGTGCGCTCCCGCGTTGAAGACGAGGTGGTACTCCAGGACACTCTGGTGATGGGAGCCGACTACTTCGAGTCTTCCGAGGAGCGCCTAGTACTGCGGGAGCGTGGTGGCATCCCCCTGGGTGTAGGCAGGGGCACCACCGTTAAACGGGCCATCCTCGACAAGAACGTGCGGATCGGAAACAACGTCACGATCGTCAACAAGGATCACGTCGAGGAAGCTGACCGGCCGGAGCTCAATTTCTACATCCGCAACGGCATCGTGGTGGTTGTCAAAAATGGCACCATCGCTGATGGCACGGTGATCTGA
- the gndA gene encoding NADP-dependent phosphogluconate dehydrogenase translates to MGKAHFGLIGLGVMGENLVLNAERNGYSSVVFNRTKAKTDEFLAGRGAGKDIVGAGTLEEFVATLERPRRILMMVKAGQPVDDTIAAISPFLEEGDLLIDGGNSLYADTERRVAELESKSFGYIGMGVSGGAKGALEGPSMMPGGTKAAYDAIEPLVRKMAAQVDDGPCVTYIGPGGAGHFVKTVHNGIEYGIEQILAEAYDLMKRLGGLNGDQMADVLASWNQTEELASFLVEITEVCLRTKDPETGADLVEAIVDAAGQKGTGLWTVVSALEMGVPVPTIYAALNARVLSSLRSERLEAGALLPEPAAHSFNLGTAADDMAPLRDACIAACIVSYGQGMALLQEASKLHDYNLNFSAIGQIWKGGCIIRARLLQRIQDAYGTNPSLANLMLDPWFAEQINRRLPGLRQVVAGAALAGIPVPCLSSTLDYIDSYRSARLPQNLVQAMRDCFGSHTYERVDKPGNFHTEWLD, encoded by the coding sequence ATGGGCAAGGCGCATTTCGGCCTGATCGGTTTGGGAGTGATGGGGGAAAACCTCGTCCTCAATGCCGAGCGCAACGGCTACTCCTCCGTTGTGTTCAATCGCACCAAGGCCAAAACCGATGAGTTTCTGGCAGGTCGTGGCGCCGGCAAGGACATCGTTGGCGCCGGGACCCTTGAGGAGTTCGTGGCGACCTTGGAGCGTCCACGCCGCATCCTGATGATGGTCAAGGCGGGCCAGCCCGTTGACGACACGATTGCGGCAATCTCCCCCTTCCTTGAGGAGGGTGACCTGCTGATTGACGGCGGCAATTCTCTCTACGCCGATACGGAACGGCGCGTTGCCGAGCTGGAGAGCAAGAGCTTCGGCTACATCGGCATGGGCGTATCCGGTGGCGCCAAAGGCGCCCTGGAAGGGCCCAGCATGATGCCCGGTGGCACCAAGGCGGCCTACGACGCCATCGAACCGCTGGTGCGCAAGATGGCAGCCCAGGTCGACGATGGTCCCTGTGTCACCTACATCGGACCCGGTGGCGCTGGCCACTTCGTCAAAACGGTGCACAACGGCATCGAATACGGCATTGAACAGATCCTGGCTGAGGCCTACGACCTGATGAAGCGTCTTGGTGGACTGAACGGTGACCAGATGGCCGACGTCCTAGCCAGCTGGAATCAAACCGAGGAGTTGGCCTCATTCCTGGTGGAAATCACGGAGGTCTGCCTGCGCACCAAGGATCCCGAAACCGGTGCAGATCTGGTGGAGGCGATCGTGGATGCGGCTGGTCAGAAGGGCACTGGTCTTTGGACCGTGGTGAGTGCCCTGGAGATGGGTGTACCCGTGCCGACCATCTATGCCGCCCTCAATGCCCGGGTGCTGAGCTCGCTGCGCTCCGAGCGACTTGAGGCGGGCGCCCTACTGCCAGAGCCTGCCGCCCACAGCTTCAACTTGGGCACTGCGGCAGATGACATGGCTCCCCTGCGCGATGCCTGCATTGCCGCCTGCATCGTCAGCTACGGCCAGGGCATGGCCCTGCTGCAGGAAGCCTCAAAACTGCACGATTACAACCTCAATTTTTCTGCCATCGGCCAGATCTGGAAAGGGGGCTGCATCATCCGGGCCCGCTTGCTACAGCGAATCCAAGATGCCTATGGCACCAACCCCAGCCTGGCCAACCTGATGCTCGACCCCTGGTTTGCCGAGCAGATCAACAGGCGTCTGCCGGGCCTACGGCAGGTGGTTGCCGGCGCAGCCCTGGCGGGGATTCCCGTGCCTTGCCTGAGCAGCACCCTCGATTACATCGACAGCTACCGCAGCGCCCGCCTACCCCAAAACCTGGTGCAGGCCATGCGCGACTGCTTTGGCTCCCACACCTATGAGCGGGTCGACAAGCCTGGCAACTTCCACACCGAGTGGCTGGACTGA
- the glpX gene encoding class II fructose-bisphosphatase, with translation MDRTLIQEILEVVEQAAIASAELTGLGKKDEADAAAVEAMRTRMGLIQMQGRIVIGEGERDEAPMLYIGEEVGSGTGPGVDFAVDPCEGTNLCANSQRGSMAVLAASDRGGLFNAPDFYMKKLAAPPAAKGKVDIRKSATENIKILSECLGLAASELTIVVMDRARHKDLIAEIRATGARIQPISDGDVQAAIACGFAGTGTHCLMGIGAAPEGVISAAAMRALGGHFQGQLVYDPAVAQTSEWADYTKEGNIARLNEMGITDVDKIYEAEELASGENVVFAGSGITDGLLFHGVKFEKDCTRTSSLVISNLDNTARFTNTIHMKDGAQSIALS, from the coding sequence GTGGATCGCACCCTCATCCAGGAAATTCTCGAGGTCGTTGAGCAAGCTGCCATCGCCTCTGCCGAACTGACCGGCCTGGGCAAAAAAGATGAAGCTGATGCTGCAGCGGTTGAGGCCATGCGCACGCGCATGGGCCTCATCCAGATGCAGGGCCGCATCGTCATCGGTGAGGGCGAGCGCGATGAAGCTCCCATGCTCTACATCGGTGAAGAAGTAGGCAGTGGCACCGGCCCCGGCGTCGATTTCGCCGTTGATCCCTGCGAAGGCACCAACCTTTGCGCCAACAGCCAGCGCGGCTCCATGGCGGTGCTCGCCGCTTCTGATCGCGGTGGACTTTTCAACGCTCCCGACTTCTACATGAAGAAACTGGCTGCGCCCCCGGCAGCCAAGGGCAAGGTGGACATCCGTAAGTCGGCCACCGAGAACATCAAAATCCTCAGCGAGTGCCTTGGACTTGCCGCCAGCGAACTCACCATCGTCGTGATGGACCGCGCTCGTCACAAGGACCTGATCGCCGAGATCCGGGCCACTGGCGCCAGGATTCAACCAATCTCGGACGGCGACGTTCAGGCCGCCATCGCCTGCGGTTTTGCAGGCACTGGCACCCATTGCCTGATGGGCATCGGCGCAGCCCCTGAAGGCGTGATCTCCGCCGCAGCCATGCGCGCCCTTGGCGGTCACTTCCAGGGCCAGCTCGTGTACGACCCGGCCGTGGCTCAGACCTCTGAGTGGGCCGACTACACCAAGGAAGGCAACATCGCCCGTCTCAACGAGATGGGGATCACCGACGTCGACAAGATCTACGAAGCAGAGGAGCTTGCTTCCGGTGAAAACGTGGTCTTCGCTGGCAGTGGCATCACCGATGGCCTGCTGTTCCACGGCGTCAAGTTCGAGAAGGACTGCACCCGCACCAGCTCCCTGGTGATCAGCAACCTGGACAACACCGCTCGCTTTACCAATACCATTCACATGAAGGATGGAGCCCAGAGCATCGCGCTGAGCTGA
- the ccsB gene encoding c-type cytochrome biogenesis protein CcsB — translation MPALLNDPVLGLGLTAFALLLVALPLAFWSLSGGRSSTAVRLLVAGANLCLTAQLVLRWWESGHFPISNLYESLCFLAWGCTLTQLLVERSWPSPLVPAAATPMALGCVAFASFALPDRLQEASPLVPALRSSWLVMHVSVIMISYAALLVGSLLSLAVLFTDRGNSLELRSSSIGSGGYRQAQLATPQLQLSSVAMPAVEQLDSLSYRTITVGFLLLSVGLVSGAVWANEAWGSWWSWDPKETWALICWLVYAAYLHTRLIRGWQGRKPALVAAAGLVVIVVCYIGVNLLGIGLHSYGWFFDS, via the coding sequence GTGCCCGCCTTGTTGAACGACCCAGTGCTTGGCCTGGGTCTGACGGCGTTTGCCCTCTTGCTGGTCGCCCTGCCGCTGGCCTTCTGGTCCCTTAGCGGCGGCCGATCGAGCACGGCTGTGCGCCTGCTGGTTGCCGGCGCCAATCTCTGCCTCACTGCCCAATTGGTGTTGCGCTGGTGGGAATCGGGTCACTTCCCGATCAGCAACCTCTACGAATCCCTCTGCTTTCTCGCCTGGGGCTGCACCCTCACCCAACTGCTGGTGGAGCGCAGCTGGCCTTCGCCGTTGGTGCCTGCAGCGGCTACCCCCATGGCCCTCGGCTGTGTGGCTTTTGCCAGCTTCGCCCTGCCGGATCGGCTCCAGGAAGCTTCTCCCCTGGTGCCGGCCCTGCGCTCTAGCTGGCTAGTTATGCACGTCAGCGTGATCATGATCAGCTACGCGGCCCTGCTGGTGGGGTCATTGCTTTCGTTGGCGGTGCTATTCACTGACCGCGGCAATTCATTGGAACTGCGCAGCAGCTCCATCGGCAGTGGTGGCTATCGCCAAGCCCAACTGGCCACACCCCAGCTGCAACTCAGCAGCGTGGCTATGCCTGCGGTTGAGCAACTCGATTCGCTCAGCTACCGCACGATCACAGTGGGCTTCCTGCTGCTGTCGGTTGGTCTGGTAAGCGGGGCCGTGTGGGCCAACGAGGCCTGGGGTAGCTGGTGGAGCTGGGATCCGAAGGAAACCTGGGCCCTGATCTGCTGGCTCGTCTATGCCGCCTATTTGCACACTCGCTTGATCCGTGGCTGGCAGGGCCGTAAGCCGGCACTAGTTGCGGCAGCAGGTTTGGTGGTGATCGTGGTTTGCTATATCGGTGTAAACCTGCTGGGTATTGGCTTGCACAGCTACGGCTGGTTCTTTGATAGCTGA
- a CDS encoding CIA30 family protein: MGGRSQGNCRIASTGLEFEGTLVEEGGGFISCRSPLFSPPLDLSSCEGLELELLGAGRRFKLAVACADGLAGLTNLIPGGLRWVIEFATEPEGPSLVRIPFADLRASVRAKPVGLPLKFDPSRITRLQLLHSRFADDGGLNAGFRAGPIHLQLRSVRGYP; encoded by the coding sequence ATGGGTGGGCGCAGCCAGGGCAACTGCCGGATCGCCTCAACAGGGCTTGAGTTTGAAGGCACGCTCGTTGAGGAAGGAGGCGGCTTCATCAGTTGCCGCTCGCCTCTGTTTTCTCCCCCTCTCGATCTTTCGAGTTGTGAGGGGCTCGAACTTGAGCTGCTTGGTGCTGGCAGACGCTTCAAGTTGGCGGTTGCCTGCGCTGACGGTCTGGCCGGACTCACCAACTTGATCCCGGGGGGCCTGCGCTGGGTGATCGAATTCGCTACCGAGCCTGAGGGGCCCAGCCTCGTGAGGATTCCCTTCGCCGATCTAAGAGCCTCGGTGCGCGCTAAACCGGTGGGGCTGCCCTTGAAATTTGACCCAAGTCGGATCACTAGGTTGCAGCTTTTACATTCACGCTTCGCCGATGATGGCGGCCTAAATGCTGGCTTCCGCGCCGGTCCGATCCACTTACAACTTCGCTCTGTACGTGGCTACCCCTGA